TGTGAAACATCACACATTTCGACTTTTTTCACCGATATTCATTGTAAAATCTAGCTACCCCTATTAAAATGAAGGTACATTCAAGGCATGTCTAGTTCTTCATGCATAGAAGTCTGAGAGGAGTATGAACGTGAGGAAGAAATCTCATCTACGTCGTAATCGGCGCGGTACGCTCGTCCGCTTACTCGTCACGGCAAGCTTGGTGTCTACGACGCTGTCCTCCCCAATGGCGCTGCCTGCGCATGCGAGCTCCGTTCGTTCGGCGATCGTATCGGAGGTTACCGGAACGGTTACATATAAGAAATCTGGTGGCTCCAGATCCAATACCGTCTATCAAGACTTGACACTTAATGAGGGCGATTCGATCTCAACAGGCTCTGGTGCCTATGCTGTGCTGAAGATCGCCGATCGCGATGATCTCATTACGATTGATCAGAACACGGAGGTATACATATCCGAGCTGGTGGAAATCGATGGCGCGAAGAAGTCGAAGCTGAAGATGTGGGCTGGCTCTCTGTGGAGCAAGGTGAAGTCACTCGTCGCAAGCTCCGATGAGGTCGAGGTGGCAACGCCGACTGCGGTCATGGGTGTTCGCGGCACGCACTTCTATACGTATGTCAATCCGTTGACCGGCCAGGAGCTCATGCTCGTTGCCTCCGGGCGGGTACACGTCAATACGATTACAGCGACCGAGCTGATGGATACGCAAGGGGCGGTCATCTCGCCGTCGGAGTCGGGCAAATCGGTCATGGTGTACCCGGCGCAGCAAGTTACACTTGATAAAGGGCAAGAGGTACAAGATCTGAAGACGAAGGTAGAGTACGTCGACATCAATGAGCTCGTATCTGTTGCATCGCCTGCGGTGCTAGGCAAAATTATTGAGAATGTGCCGGATATTCTGCAGGAGAACGAAAAAGTCAAGGAGCAGCTGAAGCAGAAGTTCGAGCAGGGTGCTCAGAAGCCGGATCCGAATGCGGCCTTGTTCATTCCAACTGATGAGGTGCTGAAGAAGATTCAGTCCAATATTGATGCATTCTTGCCAAACGTGGCGAAGCAAGCGGTTGAGCAGAAAAAAGTAACGGAGCAGCAAATTCAAAATACGAATGCCAAAATTGCGGAAGCTCAAAAAAAGCTGGATCTGAACAATGTGCCAAAGCTCGATCCGAATGCAGGTAAAGATCCTGCGGCAGGGAAGCCGGTGAGCAAGCCGGCTGTCCAGGTCGGAGCGGGCAAGGAGGCCGAGGAGAACCGAAAGGCGGCTCCACAGCAAGCGATCGAGCAAGCGAAGGCGAGCACAACGAGCAAGGCCGCTGAGAATACGAAGGTAGAGACGAAGCTCGTTCAGACCGCCGAGCAGACGCTGTTGAACAGCTATACGGCATCGCAGCAGCAGCAATTCAATAAAGCGAAGACGGACAATACAGCGGCTAACCCGCAGCCTGTACAGGTGCCAAATTCCTCAGGCGGCGGAAGCAGCGGCGAGGTGCCGGCGAAGCCGGAGCTCGTCAGTACGGCGGTGACGAAGGCGCTAGTCAACCAAGAGGTCGAGCTGAAGCTGAAGGCAGCAGCAGGGACGACCGTTTCGGTCAAGAAGGCGGGCAGCACGGAGTCACCGCAGAGCGCAGCCGTTGTGGACGGAACAGCGACGATTAAGGTGAAGTTCAGCCAGCGCGGAACGTATACGTTGCACGCTTATACGACGAATAGCAACGGATCGAGCGAGTCGATCAGCCTGCCAGCTATTCAAGTGTACGAGCCAGCGGTGAAGGCGGTGCAAGCCGGACCGAGAAGCGGCTCCGAGGTAAGGCTGCAGCTGGATATTCAAGATATCGTAGATGGCACCACCTTGAATGAAAAGTCGTTCTATGCAGTAGAGGTGCATTTGTTGTATGACAAGACGAAGCTGACCTACAATGGACCAAAAGCGCTGCCTGATAATGACGGCACGCTATTCGACGGAGCTAATGGTGCCGAGGTAGTGAGGCAGGATAGTGGTGCAACACAAAGCGAGCTTACCTACGCTGGGTCACTCTTCCAGTCCTCGACTTCGAATCCAGCTAGTGAGATCAGTCTGAACGGTGCGAAGAAGACGCTTGCTTACATTCCGCTTACTGTGACGACGACGGACCCTTCGGCGGAAGTGACTGTGGCCTATGTGAAGGTCTTAGATAAGGCAGGGGACATCCTATTTGAGTCCAGCAACAGTCAGAAGCTGACCGTCAGCTTGACGAACTAGCGCATCCTGCAAGGTGAAGGAGAAACGAATATGAATAAAGTGTTACGAATCCTATTAGTCTCAGGGCTGGCAGCCGCTCTTGCTACAGGTGGCTCCGCCTCGGCGGCTTCCTTATTGGAGGGTGCGTTGCTCGGGGCGGATCAGAAGCCTCTGCTCACCGTCGATACCGCAGCTGGAACTGGACAACTCGGCAGCGCGAACGGCGCAGCCGCCTCGGCGACGTTCCGTATACCTGCCGGACTTGCGGTTAAGGCTGACGGGACTGTATATATCGCCGATTCCCGTAATCACGAGATACGCGCCATGAAGGATGGTAAGGTGGAGCTTGTCGCCGGTACGTTCTTCGATGTCGATGATAAGGGCTTCCCAGTGGGTGGTATGCTGGACGGTCAAGGGGAGCTAACCTTATTCACGAACCCTCACGGCATTTCGTTGGATAAAAATGGGAACTTGTACGTCGCTGACTCGGGTAATCATGCCATTCGCAAAATCGATGCATCCGGCAATGTGACGACGTTAGCGGGAGACGGAATTATCGGGCTCACGGATGATGTCGGCGGGAAGGCTCGCTTCTATCAGCCTCTGGATGTAGCTGTAGCCGATAATGGCACCGTCTATGTAGCGGATACGCTCAATCATGTCATTCGCCGCATTGCGACGAACGGCCAAGTGACGACGTTGAATGCGCCCTCTACTCGAGCGGTGGAAGTATCGCGTGGTCAGGCCGCTCCAGCGGGTGACTTCGCAGACGGCGAGCTGAAGAACGCGAAGTTCAACGAGCCGAGCGGTCTTGTCCTAGATGCGAAGGGCAACCTGTATGTGAGCGATTCGGGCAATCAGCGCATACGTTACATCGACCTGCAGCAGCAGACGGTAACGACGGTGGCAGGAGGCGGTCAAGCTTCCCGACTGACGGACTTGTATGTACCTGGCGAGTATGCAGACGGACCTGCTGCAGCGGCTCGCTTTCATTTTCCGATAGGGCTGGCCTTAACAGATAATGGCGGGATTGTCGTTGCGGATAGTCAGAATCACTCGATTCGTCTCATTGCGAACGGTCAAGTGACGACTGTTGCAGGTACAGCTAATCAGACAACGATGGAGCATGACGGCGTAGACAGGCATACAGGCTTTCATCGTCCGGTAGATGTTGCCGTGCTGAAGGATGGCAGTCTGCTCGTCGCCGATGCCTTCAATAATAAGCTTCGACATGTACAGCCATTCAAGCTTCCAGCTAATCTACCACAAGATGATAGCGTGAAGGTCGTCTTGAACAACGACTGGATTACGTTCGATGCACAACCGGAAATTACGAACGGACGCACGATGGTGCCGGTTGGTGCAATCTCCGAGGCGCTAGGCTACAAGGTGACGTTCGATGATGCGACAAGAGCAATTCAGTTGATCAAGGACGATGTGACCATTGAATTGTACGTTGATCGCACGGGGATTAAGCGATTGGTTGAAGGCGAGCGTGCCGTCGAGAAGGAGACGGACGCAGCTCCGTATATGAAGCAGGGCCGCACGTATGTGCCTGTTCGCTTCTTCGCTGAAGAGATCGGACTTGACGTGCAGTGGGATGGGAATTCCCGTACCGCTATTATTCGCACTAAGCTCCAAGACAATAATTAATCTCGATGTGGGCAGGAAAAGACTTATCCGATGGAGAAATGTATTTTAACATTCTTCATGAATCGGATCAGTCTTTTTTTCGACCTAGTGCCTTGCTCGGTTCATTATATCGTTCATCGGTGGGGGGAGGGGATTATCATGTCTATTGAGAACGACAAGCTGCTCGAGCGAATTGAACAGCTGGAGAAACGTAATCGAGAGCTGGAGCTGCTGCTTGCTTCTGCTTCTGTGCTGAGCCGCACGGATCTTGTTCAGGAGGAGCCGTTCTCGGTCAGTCTGATCCAATCACTCGTGCTGGCGCTTGATTCACGGGATCCGTATACGGCCGGTCATTCCTCGCGGGTAGCGCTATATTCGCTATGGATTGCTCGCAAGCTAGGCATGTCGGAGGAAGAGTGCCGTCAGTTCCATCGAGCTGCCTTAATGCACGACATTGGCAAGATCGGGGTGCCAGACCGTGTGCTGCTGAAGGAGGAGAGCTTGACCGACGAGGAGTTCCAGGTCATGATCTCCCATACGACGATCGGCGCGCGCATCTTATCGAAGCTGGAGCCGGAGTCGAGGATGGTGCAGGCGACGGAGGTCGCGAAGTACCATCATGAGAAGATGGACGGCTCGGGCTATCCGGAAGGGCTACTGGGCGAGGCGATTCCGTTCTTCGCGCGCATCGCTGCGGTAGCGGATGCATTCGATGCGATGACGACGGATCGGCCTTATGCGAAGGGGCGAAGCTATGCGGACGGGGTGAAGGAAATCATTCGGTGCCGGGGCACGCACTTCGATCCGGTCGTGGTCGATGCGTTCGAAGCGGTGATGCGCGAACGGCTCGGGCGTGAGTTCGATCGTTATGTGATGAAGCATGGTGATCTGGTGTAACAGAACCTGAGTGTACATAAGGAGCGACTCCCACAGGTATGCGGAGGCCGCTCCTTCTTCGTGTCTTACATGAGACTCCTCTTATCCGTTGACGATCAGCAGCACCGTCATCGCGACGATGACACCACCGACTGCCGAGCCTATCCAGATGATCAGCTTTTTATTCGGCTCATCCTTCGCTTTGCGCTTTGTGTAAGGAGAAATTTTTGGCTTGGACATTGTGATCCACCCTTTCCTTTGAGAGGTTATAAGCATATATTAACATATTGTAACCGTTTTAGTAGGAGGAAGTTGATGGGCTGTCCCCTTTATTTTTCCGGCGTAAAGCGATACACTGTCATCTAGAGACTTATTCGAATTAACGAACTGCAAGTACGGACGGAAGAGGGAGACACGCATGTTGTATAAGAAGATTGCAAAGCCCGTGCTGTTCCGCATGGACCCGGAAAAAGCGCATCACCTGATGATTGATCTTATGTATACGCTCGGTAACGTGCCAGGCGGCCGCCAAACGCTGAAGGCGATGTGGGGCGTCGGCTCGTATCCGGAGCTGGAGACGGAGGTTGTCGGCATCCGCTTCCCGAATCCCGTAGGACTCGCCGCTGGACTCGATAAGAACGGTAAGGCAGTGCCCGGCTTCTCAAGCATCGGCTTCGGCTTCATGGAGGTCGGGACGATCACGCCTCAGCCGCAGGAGGGTAATCCGCTGCCGCGCTTGTTCCGCCTGCCTGAAGACGGGGCGCTGATCAATCGCATGGGCTTCAATAACGTCGGAGTCGAGGGCATGAAGCGCAACCTGCGCAGTCAAGGCAGCCGCACCATTCCACTGGCTATTAATATTGGTAAAAATAAATCGACGCCGAACGAGGAAGCCGAGAACGATTACCGCCTCTGCATCCAGGCGCTGTACGGCTACGGCGACTTCTTCGTTGTGAATATCAGCTCGCCGAATACGCCTGATCTGCGTCAGCTGCAGCATGGAGACGACCTGTCGAGACTGCTGGCGGCGGTCAAGGATGAGATACGCGTGCAGCATGCGCAGTTCGGCGGCAAGGAGAAGCCGGTACTCGTGAAGATCGCTCCAGACTTGACGCCGGAGGAGACCGAATATACGGTGGCGACGATCGTGCGTAGCGGCGTGTCCGGCATCATCGTCTCGAACACGACGATTGGGCGTGATGGGCTTGCGCACCCGAATCGAGGCGAAGCAGGGGGCTTGAGCGGCAGACCGCTGACGTCGAAGTCGACGGAGCTTATTCGCAGTGTGTATAAGCTGACGGAGGGCAACGTTCCGATCATCGGCTCGGGGGGCATTTTCACCGCGGAGGACGCATATGAAAAAATACGGGCCGGGGCCAGCTTGGTCGAGGTATATACGGCGCTTATTTATGAAGGTCCCCCGCTGCTGAAGCAGATCAATCAAGGGCTGCGCAAGCTGCTGAAGAAGGACGGCTTCAAGCATATTTCGGAGGCGGTCGGCTCGGAGCATCGAGGTTAAGTCTAGGGAGGATCGCATATGGATGGTCGTGACTGGAAGAAGTTTCTCATCCCATACGAGCAAGCGGTAGAGGAGCTGAAGGTAAAGTTCAAGACGCTCCGCTCGGAGCTGAAGACGCGGGAGCAATATTCGCCGATTGAATTCGTTACCGGACGCGTGAAGCGAATTTCCAGCATATTGGAGAAGGCGAAGCGGTTAAGCGTGCCGATGGAGCAGCTCGAAACAGGCATTGAGGATATTGCCGGCATCCGCATTATGTGCCAATTCGTGGAGGACATCGAGCGTCTGGCCGAAATTATTCGTGCGCGCGAGGATATGACCGTGCTGTACGTGAAGGATTATATTAATAATAAGAAGCCGAGCGGGTATCGCAGCTACCATATTATCGTCGAATTCCCTGTGCAGACGGCGCTTGGCATGAAGCGGGTACTTGCGGAGATTCAGCTGCGGACGCTGGCTATGAATTTCTGGGCAACGATTGAGCATTCATTGAATTATAAATATCGTCAGAGCTTGCCGGAAGAAGTCGTCAACCGGTTAAGCAAGGCAGCGGAGGCGGCCTATCTGCTCGATCAAGAGATGAGCAGCATTCGCCATGAGATTATGGAGGCGCAGGAGCTGTTCGAGGATATGTCGAACATCGTGAACAAGCTCATGGACGGCATTCAGCAGCTCTACTTCTACCATCGCGTGCGCGAGGCGGCGCACTTCCAGCTTCGCTTCAACGAGCTGTGGGATTCGAACGATGTATGGCTGCTGAAGGAGCTGTCCAATCAGGTTGACGAGGCGATCAGCCGGGCGAAAAAAAGTACGTAGTCGTGATCCGCGGCGCTAAGAGTGCGTAGAGGAAGGAGCAAACGTTGTGGCTTCCCAGTACGATCGGTTGTATGTGCTGTTCGTCTATTATTTCAACGTGGAGCGGGATTACTTCGAGTGTCACGAGGTGATGGAGGAGCTGTGGCTGGAGGAGGGCCGGGATACACTGTATCAAGGCCTTCTGCAGGTCGCAGTCGGCCTCTACCATTACCGGAACGGTAATAACGGGGGAGCGGTCAAGCTGATGACGGCGGCGCTGGAGAAGCTGGAGGGGCAGCCTGACGACGTGCTGGGCATCGACCTGAAGCGCTTGCGCGAGGACAGCCGCATCTATCTGGATAAGCTGCATCGGCTTGCGGAGGAGCCGTTCGCGTTCTACGATCTCGATATTCGTATCCTAGACGCGGAGCTGTCGGCGCTTGTGGAGGAGCTGAAGCTGCATCCGCCGAGTCCGCACGAGGAGGAATAAGCAGAGCCGAGCCCCTTGATGGGACTCGGCTTGTTCGTGTTGTGGGTTTTGAGATTGGATTATAGAGGAGGAGAGTAAGGAATGAAGCGCAGTATGAACGAGCGAAAAACCGCCGTATTATTCGTCTGCCTTGGCAACATCTGCCGTTCGCCGATGGCGGAGGCGGTGTTCCGCAATGTCGTGTGTGAGGCGGGACTAGAGGACCGTATTCGGATCGATTCGGCCGGGACAGGCAACTGGCATGTCGGCAAGCCGCCTCATGAAGGGACGCGTGATATCTTGCAGCGTAACGGCATCTCGTGCGACGGACAGCGGGCGAGACAAGTGTCTGTGGACGATTTTAAGGAGTTCGATTATATCATCGCGATGGATACGCAGAACGAAGCGGATCTACGCCGCTTGCAGGGTGCAGAAGCGGGCTCGGCACAGCTGCTTCGTCTATTGGAGCTGCTGCCTGCTCGGGCATTGCGGGACGTGCCGGACCCTTATTTCACAGGCAACTTCGAGGAAGTGTATGAGATGGTGACGGAAGGCTGTCTCGCGCTGCTAGAGCGGATACGGGACGATTGGCGGCGGGAGGGGTAACAGGGAACTAACGTTCTATCTTTTGTTGTCAAGTTGTGGTAAACTACTAGAGTACAATTGAATCTTGGGTGGGCATGGTTTCCCTTCGAAAGGAGGTGAGACCATGGAGTTGAAAGATGCAATTACCATCATGATCTTATTCGCAACATTTATCCTAGCTCTTTTAACATACATCGGGAATAACTACAAGAGAAAGTAAAAACCCACCCCAAGGTTTCACGGCCGAAGGTGGGTTTTATTACTTCCAAAGACTTAGAAGGGAATAAACCATCCAAGCCAATTGTATAACCGAGTGTTTGCGGCACTCGGTTTTTCTTAAATTTAATAATAGCATATCTTCATAACGCTGAAAACCCGTAAATCGGTTGCTGACAGGTTTTTTGCTTGCTGTGGGCTAAAGATTACGACTTGTGCTTCTTAATGAAGCTCTCGAGTCCGGCTTTCTCTTGGGCACCGACGAGACGCTCGACTTCCTTGCCTTCCTTGTAGTAGATGAGCGTTGGCGTGTATTGGATGCTGTAGCGGCTCCAGCCGTCCTTGAACTCCTCGAGGTTGAACTGCTTGATGTCTGCGCCAAGCTCCTGAGCGAGCGGTGTCAGGATCGGTGTCGTCACCTTGCAATGCGAGCATGTGGAGGCGAAGTAGTACAGGAAGAAGCTTTCCTTCGCGGCGAGCTTCTTGTCCAGCTCTGCAGGCAGGATGATGTTCTGGTAGTTCGGGTCGTCAAGCAGCTTGACGGTCTCGACATGCAGCTTGTCCGGCGCGATGCCGTACACGTTGTCGGCATGCTTGCCGTACTTGGCGTTGTTCGACTGCTGGTTCAACACATACAGCACGCCGAACAGAACGACGATGATGGATAAGTAGATCGCGAGCTTTTTCAAAATCGTCCCCTCTTTCATGATATAGATATGATGGCCGTCAACCGTCAGCCTTTGCTTACGCAGCCAGCGGCACCTTCTACTATTTTAACGCATATCGGGTGGAATTACGAACCTTGCTGTGGTTGCGGCTTCCAGCGGTTCGCAGTACAATGTTACGAAGAGAAGGAACAGGCTGGAGGGTTGCTTGACCGAATGAAGACGACATTACGATTAGACAAGCTGCTTGCGCACTCGGGCTTCGGTACGCGCAGCGAGATCAAGCTGCTCGTGAAGCGCGGGGCGATCACGGTGAATGGCAAGCCGATCAAGGACAGCGGATTGCAGGTCCATCCCGAGCGCGATGATATACAGGTAGAAGGCGAGAAGGTGCGGTACCGGGAGTTCGTCTATTTGATGCTGAACAAGCCTCAGGGCGTCGTATCCGCAACGGAGGATAACCGTGACCGGACGGTGATCGATCTGGTGGATGCGGAGTATGCGCACTTTGAGCTTTTTCCTGTTGGGAGATTGGATAAGGATACGGAAGGGCTGCTGCTGCTGACGAACGATGGCAAGCTCGCGCACAACCTACTGTCGCCGCGCAAGCACGTCCCGAAGACGTACTATGCGAAGGTGGAGGGCGCGGTCAATGAACGAGATCAGGAGGCGTTCCGCGCTGGCGTGACGCTGGACGATGGGTACGAGACGATGCCTGCGGAGCTGCGTATCTTGCTGAAGGGGGATCCGTCGGCAGGCCTGCTATCGGAGATCGAGCTGACGATTATGGAGGGTAAGTTCCATCAGGTGAAACGGATGTTCGAGGCGGTCGGCAAGAAGGTCGTCTTCCTGAAGCGTCTGTCGATGGGACCGCTGAAGCTGGACCCGGAGCTGTCGACAGGCGAGTGCCGGGAGTTGATGGAGGAGGAGCTGCAGCAGCTGCAGGCGCATGGGAGCGGGAGCGAATAGCGGCAGCACCTGCTGCTATACGAACATCATACGGGGAGTGGGGAAGCCGATGAACTATCGTTTAATCGCATTGGATGTGGACGGCACGCTGCTGAACGACGAGCATGAGCTGTCCGAGATGACGATCCGCACGCTGCATGCGGTTCACGCGGCTGGGCTGCGCATCGTGCTCTGTACGGGACGCGGGCCTGGGAACGCGATTCCGATCTTCGAGGAGATCGGTCTTGAGGGCGTACTGATCACGCATAACGGAGCGTCAACGGTACAGTCGCCGGGAGCTGGGGTGCTGCATGAGTATGCTTTTGCGATGCGGGAGCTGGAGGCAGTTGTTCGGTATTGCCGTGAGCGTGGCGTGCACTTCGACGTGAACACGTCCTGGAAGCTGTATGTGGAGAAGGTGGCAGCTCCCGTCGCGCTGATGTACGAGCAGTTCCTCATCGAGCCTGTGCAGGTCGACGATGTGCTTGCGATGTCGGAGCCTGTTGTGAAGTTCACGATGTTCGGAGAGGCCGAGCAGATGGATCGAGTGGAGGCGGACCTGAGAGGCGAAGCGCTGGAGCTTCCGAATTCGTTCCATTATATACGCAGCGGCGAGCAGTTCATCGATATGATGCTGAGTACGGTGTCGAAGGGGCATGCCTTGGAGCGGCTGGCTTCCTCCTGGGGCATTGAGCGGGAGCAGATCATCGCGATGGGCAACTATTATAATGATGTGGACATGCTGCAGTTCGCCGGACTCGGCATTGCGATGGACAACTCGCCGGAGGGCGTGAAGGCGGCCGCTGACGAGGTGACGCTCTCGAATAATGAGCACGGCGTGCATGCCGCTCTCGTCAAGCACGTACTCGCTCCGCTTCATGCTGCGGGGCTTGGGCAGTAGCACTAGGCGTACATCGATACACGCAGGCTCGGGACGACAGATCCCGGGTCTTTTTTCTCTGGCTAGCCGTCGGTTCAATAGAAAATACGAGATTACGCGGAGCTCGCGCATACTTTAGCTGGAAGGAAGGACATGCTAAGAGCGCATAGGTTTATGAGCTTTACAACCATTTTCCCAAGGGAGGGACTCGAATGAACAGCGTAATGTTGAGGCCGGATCTGAAGACGGCGGGCGGAGAAGTGTGTGATGTGGTGTACAAAAACCGGTTTGTAGGCACGTTGACAATGGTGTACCGGGAGTCCTCCCGCGTGGCCGGTTCTTTGCAGCTTGAGCAAGAGGTGCTGTCCAAGTCGGATAAAGAGCTCGTGTTCGAGGCGGTGCATGAGTATGTGCAGTCGTTCGTCGATGCAATCGGGGCGAAGGACTGTGAGATTATGGTCACCTACAGCAGCTACGACCATGTGATCGCTACGGAGCAGACGAAGGCGTTCCATAATGACAGCTTCGGTGTGACGACCGGTGCGAATGAGGATTTCGAATACGATACGGATTGGGTCGATACGGATTCCCGTCTGGAGGACGAATCCCCGCTGGAGCGTGACGACTACTCGATGGGTGATTACGAGCTTGTCGTTGCGGGAGAGGCCGAGGATGCGGTCGAATACCAGATTTATGATAAGGAAGAAAATTTGCTCGCCGAAGCGTTCCTCACGATGGAGGGCCGCGACGTATTCGGTACGGTCGATTGGCTCGTTGAGCCGAGTGACCGCGAGCTGGATGTTATCGCCGACCTGATCGTGCTAGACCTCGATGAGGACGAGATCGACACGTTCGTTATTCATATGGTGTACGATAACGATATTATCGAGACGATTGAGCTGACGCACGAGGACTTGCTCGATAACGAGGACGAGTCCGTACAGGTGTTCTCCGAGAGCGAGCTGACTAAGCACGATTACATGATCTCCATGTGCCGCGATGACGGCGATGTGCTGACGTATGAAATTTACCAAGCATCTCGTGGCAGTCTTCCAATCGGCATTGCGACGATCGATATTAGCCAGCGCCAGCTGACAGGCTTCATCGACTTCCGCGAGCCGGGCGAGGAGAGCGACCGTGAGCTGATCGCGACGCTGCTGATGGAGGAGCTGGACAAGGAGAAGGATTACGAAACCCTCAATCTGTCCATGATGCACCGCAACCGGCTGATCGAGGAAGTGCTGTTCGAGACGGAGCAGGTGCATTAGGTGCTTGGTGGAGTTGTGAGAAGGTAATCGTGACGAGTAAAAAGGTAAGCTCCCTGAACCGCTTATGGCTTATGCGGCAGGGAGCTGCTTGGCGTTGTGGAGCTACTGAATGGAAGGCAGATGTGCAGCGCGTACAGGAACCTCGGTGCTCTCTGTTGTGCCGTTGGCGAGCTGGTCAGACACATTGGAGCCCCATGACCAAAGCACACCGTGATGGTCAATAGCCATATTGTGGGCTGGCTGTACGCTGATGTCCATAATATTCCGAAGCTCATCCACCTGCCGTGGCTGCATAGGGTACGATTCATCGGGGGACATGTTCGGACAGTCGTTTATTGTGCAGTACATTGTTCTTCCCCACGTCCAGACAGTCCCGTCCTTTGTCAGAGCGAGTGTCGTACGTCCATTCGTATGAATCGTCTCTACATCTGTAATTCCTTCATACTGAACAGGCTTGATGTTGGAGAGGCTTGGCATCCCCTCGGTTCCTCTTGGGTTCTCTCCCCACGTCCACACGGTGCCGTCCTTCTTCATGGCATAGAAGACATCTGAGTCGCCTTGCGACAGCTTGACGATATCCGTTAGGCCCTTAATTTGCGTTAGCTCCCTATGCAGGGATGCTCCGTAGGATTCATGCCGTACCCATACCGTGCCATCCTCCTGAATAACGTGTAGATAGTTGTGACCAGCTGAGATGTCCACCGCTTTCCTCTCTAATGGTAGCTTCACTGGCTCGGAGGTCTTTAAATTCACTTGACCTAATTCAGGATAAAGGTAATTCCACATCCATACATTACCATCTTTATCTAGCGCCATGTTGATGAAGTGTGTGGAAGAGATTTTGGTAATATCCTTGAGTCCTGTAATCTGCAGGGCACCATAACTGAAGTAATCGGGATTCGAAGGCCAGCCTGTCATGAAATCGATCTTGGATGAGTCGTGCCTCCAGACGGTCCCGTTCTGCTTGAGCATGAGCTTATCTCCGCGGCTGTAGTGATAAGATGCCGCGTCCTTGAAGGCTGATGCGCGAACAGGCTTAACACCTGCCGGTTCTGTGCCTTTTGGTGACCAGACCCAGATCTCGCCCTTGCTGTTATAAGCGGAGCATTGGTATTCCGTTAAGCTCAGGCGATAGCTCTTATCCGGCTTCGGCTCGTCATTTGCTTGTTGTGCAGGATTGGCGGCAAAGCTGGGAAGGCTTAAGGAGACCGCCAGCAAGGTAGTTAGGCTCGCTAGCAGCACAAGCTTTCCATGACGAGATCGTACATTAGTCGTTTTCATCGTACACCTCTTTCATATGGATTAATTTACATTTATTAGACGGCGGTCAAAAGGAAAAGTTGTGGAAAAAAAGAAAAATTATGCTGCAACCTTAATCGTGCTGCAAGCG
Above is a genomic segment from Paenibacillus sp. YYML68 containing:
- a CDS encoding pseudouridine synthase, encoding MKTTLRLDKLLAHSGFGTRSEIKLLVKRGAITVNGKPIKDSGLQVHPERDDIQVEGEKVRYREFVYLMLNKPQGVVSATEDNRDRTVIDLVDAEYAHFELFPVGRLDKDTEGLLLLTNDGKLAHNLLSPRKHVPKTYYAKVEGAVNERDQEAFRAGVTLDDGYETMPAELRILLKGDPSAGLLSEIELTIMEGKFHQVKRMFEAVGKKVVFLKRLSMGPLKLDPELSTGECRELMEEELQQLQAHGSGSE
- a CDS encoding RCC1 domain-containing protein, producing MKTTNVRSRHGKLVLLASLTTLLAVSLSLPSFAANPAQQANDEPKPDKSYRLSLTEYQCSAYNSKGEIWVWSPKGTEPAGVKPVRASAFKDAASYHYSRGDKLMLKQNGTVWRHDSSKIDFMTGWPSNPDYFSYGALQITGLKDITKISSTHFINMALDKDGNVWMWNYLYPELGQVNLKTSEPVKLPLERKAVDISAGHNYLHVIQEDGTVWVRHESYGASLHRELTQIKGLTDIVKLSQGDSDVFYAMKKDGTVWTWGENPRGTEGMPSLSNIKPVQYEGITDVETIHTNGRTTLALTKDGTVWTWGRTMYCTINDCPNMSPDESYPMQPRQVDELRNIMDISVQPAHNMAIDHHGVLWSWGSNVSDQLANGTTESTEVPVRAAHLPSIQ
- a CDS encoding putative holin-like toxin, whose protein sequence is MELKDAITIMILFATFILALLTYIGNNYKRK
- a CDS encoding Cof-type HAD-IIB family hydrolase, producing MNYRLIALDVDGTLLNDEHELSEMTIRTLHAVHAAGLRIVLCTGRGPGNAIPIFEEIGLEGVLITHNGASTVQSPGAGVLHEYAFAMRELEAVVRYCRERGVHFDVNTSWKLYVEKVAAPVALMYEQFLIEPVQVDDVLAMSEPVVKFTMFGEAEQMDRVEADLRGEALELPNSFHYIRSGEQFIDMMLSTVSKGHALERLASSWGIEREQIIAMGNYYNDVDMLQFAGLGIAMDNSPEGVKAAADEVTLSNNEHGVHAALVKHVLAPLHAAGLGQ
- a CDS encoding co-chaperone YbbN codes for the protein MKKLAIYLSIIVVLFGVLYVLNQQSNNAKYGKHADNVYGIAPDKLHVETVKLLDDPNYQNIILPAELDKKLAAKESFFLYYFASTCSHCKVTTPILTPLAQELGADIKQFNLEEFKDGWSRYSIQYTPTLIYYKEGKEVERLVGAQEKAGLESFIKKHKS
- a CDS encoding low molecular weight protein-tyrosine-phosphatase, producing the protein MKRSMNERKTAVLFVCLGNICRSPMAEAVFRNVVCEAGLEDRIRIDSAGTGNWHVGKPPHEGTRDILQRNGISCDGQRARQVSVDDFKEFDYIIAMDTQNEADLRRLQGAEAGSAQLLRLLELLPARALRDVPDPYFTGNFEEVYEMVTEGCLALLERIRDDWRREG